One stretch of Aquipuribacter sp. SD81 DNA includes these proteins:
- the tpiA gene encoding triose-phosphate isomerase: MAPASPTRTPLMAGNWKMNLDHLEATHLAQKLAWLLRDAGHDHDAVEVAVLPPFTALRSVQTLVEADDLPLRLGAQDVSAHDSGARTGEVAGGMLARLGCTYVCVGHSERREYHGEDDATVAAKAQAAHRHGLVPVVCVGEPLEVREAEEHVSYTLAQLDGSLAGLSAEQVATTVVAYEPVWAIGTGRTCDADDAQEVCGAIRARLAEVHGDGVAERVRVLYGGSVKPSNVAGIMQRPDIDGALVGGASLKAEDFAGIARYREHPTA, translated from the coding sequence ATGGCACCAGCCAGCCCGACCCGCACCCCGCTCATGGCGGGAAACTGGAAGATGAACCTCGACCACCTCGAGGCGACGCACCTCGCGCAGAAGCTCGCGTGGCTGCTGCGCGACGCGGGGCACGACCACGACGCCGTTGAGGTCGCGGTCCTGCCGCCGTTCACGGCGCTGCGCAGCGTGCAGACCCTCGTGGAGGCCGACGACCTGCCGCTGCGCCTCGGCGCGCAGGACGTCTCCGCCCACGACTCCGGTGCCCGCACCGGCGAGGTCGCCGGCGGCATGCTCGCGCGGCTCGGCTGCACGTACGTGTGCGTCGGCCACAGCGAGCGGCGCGAGTACCACGGCGAGGACGACGCCACCGTGGCCGCCAAGGCGCAGGCGGCGCACCGTCACGGGCTCGTCCCGGTCGTGTGCGTCGGTGAGCCGCTGGAGGTGCGGGAGGCCGAGGAGCACGTGTCGTACACCCTCGCCCAGCTCGACGGTTCCCTCGCCGGCCTCTCGGCGGAGCAGGTGGCGACGACGGTCGTCGCCTACGAGCCCGTCTGGGCCATCGGCACGGGCCGCACGTGCGACGCCGACGACGCGCAGGAGGTGTGCGGGGCGATCCGCGCACGCCTCGCGGAGGTGCACGGCGACGGCGTCGCCGAGCGCGTGCGCGTGCTCTACGGCGGCTCGGTGAAGCCGTCGAACGTCGCGGGGATCATGCAGCGCCCCGACATCGACGGCGCGCTCGTGGGCGGCGCCTCGCTCAAGGCGGAGGACTTCGCCGGTATCGCGAGGTACCGGGAGCACCCCACCGCGTGA
- the secG gene encoding preprotein translocase subunit SecG gives MTTVLTTVLQVLLALTSIVLILLVLLHKGRGGGLSDMFGGGASSNMGGQSIAEKNLDRLTISTGLVWVVVIVLLNLLTRFDI, from the coding sequence GTGACCACCGTCCTCACGACCGTGCTCCAGGTCCTCCTGGCCCTCACGAGCATCGTCCTCATCCTCCTGGTCCTGCTGCACAAGGGCCGGGGCGGCGGACTGTCGGACATGTTCGGCGGCGGCGCCTCGTCGAACATGGGCGGGCAGAGCATCGCCGAGAAGAACCTCGACCGGCTCACGATCTCGACGGGCCTGGTGTGGGTCGTCGTCATCGTGCTGCTCAACCTCCTCACGCGCTTCGACATCTAG
- a CDS encoding RNA polymerase-binding protein RbpA, producing MAGGSAIRGSRVGAGPMGEAERGEAAPRVNVTYYCANGHTVRPSFAEESGEDVPEQWDCPRCGFPAGRDAENPPAPPKVEPYKTHLAYVKERRSDADGAAILDEALAKLRQRRIIV from the coding sequence ATGGCAGGCGGCAGCGCGATCCGCGGCAGCAGGGTCGGAGCCGGCCCGATGGGAGAGGCCGAGCGAGGCGAGGCGGCTCCCCGGGTCAACGTCACGTACTACTGCGCGAACGGGCACACCGTGCGGCCGTCCTTCGCCGAGGAGTCCGGCGAGGACGTGCCGGAGCAGTGGGACTGCCCGCGCTGCGGCTTCCCCGCCGGCCGTGACGCCGAGAACCCGCCGGCCCCGCCCAAGGTCGAGCCGTACAAGACCCACCTCGCGTACGTGAAGGAGCGGCGCAGCGACGCCGACGGCGCCGCGATCCTCGACGAGGCCCTCGCCAAGCTGCGCCAGCGCCGCATCATCGTCTGA
- the pgl gene encoding 6-phosphogluconolactonase, whose amino-acid sequence MSAPRLVVVHRDPETLAAAAAARLVTTVTDVQSTGAVPHVVLTGGSLGIRLLELLRDSPARAAVDWSRLHLWWGDERHLPSGHPDRNETQARDALLDHVDVDPALVHPVPDDADGTRTPERAAEEYAAELARHRRPGDGVAVPRFDVVLLGMGPDGHVASLFPEHPGLQADGTVTGVRGSPKPPPERVSLTFGALRAANEVWFVVGGEDKAPAAAMALRGAGERQVPAAGVEGTRRTLWLLDRAAAAQVPPALVRPASP is encoded by the coding sequence GTGAGCGCCCCCCGGCTCGTCGTCGTCCACCGCGACCCCGAGACCCTCGCGGCCGCCGCGGCGGCCCGTCTCGTCACGACCGTCACCGACGTGCAGTCGACCGGCGCCGTGCCGCACGTCGTGCTCACGGGCGGCTCGCTCGGCATCCGGCTGCTCGAGCTGCTGCGCGACTCGCCGGCCCGCGCCGCCGTCGACTGGTCGCGGCTGCACCTGTGGTGGGGCGACGAGCGGCACCTGCCGAGCGGTCACCCGGACCGCAACGAGACCCAGGCGCGCGACGCCCTGCTCGACCACGTCGACGTCGACCCGGCGCTCGTCCACCCTGTCCCGGACGACGCGGACGGCACGCGCACCCCGGAGCGCGCCGCCGAGGAGTACGCCGCCGAGCTGGCCCGCCACCGCCGTCCCGGCGACGGCGTCGCGGTCCCCCGCTTCGACGTCGTGCTGCTCGGCATGGGCCCCGACGGCCACGTCGCCTCGCTGTTCCCCGAGCACCCCGGCCTGCAGGCGGACGGGACCGTGACGGGCGTGCGCGGCTCGCCGAAGCCGCCGCCGGAGCGCGTGAGCCTCACCTTCGGCGCGCTGCGCGCCGCGAACGAGGTGTGGTTCGTGGTCGGTGGCGAGGACAAGGCGCCCGCCGCGGCGATGGCGCTGCGCGGCGCCGGCGAGCGGCAGGTGCCCGCCGCCGGGGTCGAGGGCACGCGGCGGACGCTGTGGCTGCTCGACCGCGCCGCGGCCGCGCAGGTGCCGCCCGCGCTGGTCCGTCCCGCCAGCCCGTAG
- the opcA gene encoding glucose-6-phosphate dehydrogenase assembly protein OpcA has translation MIVDLPATSTSAINRRLVDLRADAGAVALGRVLTLLVLVDADRAEEAIRAATDASREHPSRVLVVVRGDDGEETGLDAQIRVGGDAGAGEVVVLGLRGELADQASSVVVPLLLPDAPIVAWWPGTPPEDLSEHPVGRLAQRRITDSAACEDPHEALLTRARHHHEGDTDMAWTRTTRWRAILAAALDLPPDEPVDRAVVRGAPDSPSSDLVAAWLRLRLECPVERVSEGGPGDGMRAVELERSAGTIRLERPEGTTAVLSQPGEPDHRLGLARRSLSECLAEELRRLDPDVVYGEVVTSLTGSPEPAGRAGAA, from the coding sequence GTGATCGTCGACCTACCCGCGACCAGCACCTCGGCCATCAACCGCCGCCTCGTCGACCTGCGCGCCGACGCCGGCGCGGTCGCGCTGGGCCGCGTCCTCACGCTGCTCGTCCTCGTCGACGCCGACCGCGCGGAGGAGGCGATCCGCGCGGCCACGGACGCGAGCCGGGAGCACCCGAGCCGCGTGCTCGTCGTCGTGCGCGGCGACGACGGCGAGGAGACCGGACTGGACGCGCAGATCCGCGTCGGCGGCGACGCCGGCGCCGGTGAGGTCGTCGTGCTCGGGCTGCGCGGCGAGCTCGCCGACCAGGCCTCCTCCGTCGTGGTCCCGCTGCTGCTGCCCGACGCACCGATCGTCGCGTGGTGGCCGGGCACGCCGCCGGAGGACCTGTCGGAGCACCCCGTCGGCCGGCTCGCGCAGCGCCGGATCACCGACTCCGCGGCGTGCGAGGACCCGCACGAGGCGCTGCTCACCCGCGCGCGGCACCACCACGAGGGCGACACCGACATGGCGTGGACCCGCACGACGCGGTGGCGGGCCATCCTCGCCGCCGCCCTCGACCTGCCGCCGGACGAGCCCGTGGACCGCGCGGTCGTGCGGGGCGCCCCGGACAGCCCGTCGAGCGACCTCGTGGCGGCGTGGCTGCGGCTGCGCCTGGAGTGCCCCGTCGAGCGCGTCTCGGAGGGCGGGCCCGGCGACGGCATGCGCGCGGTCGAGCTCGAACGGTCGGCGGGCACCATCCGGCTGGAGCGCCCCGAGGGCACGACGGCGGTGCTCAGCCAGCCCGGCGAGCCCGACCACCGGCTGGGCCTGGCCCGCCGGAGCCTGTCGGAGTGCCTCGCGGAGGAGCTGCGGCGTCTCGACCCGGACGTCGTCTACGGCGAGGTCGTGACGTCGCTCACCGGCTCCCCCGAGCCGGCCGGTCGGGCGGGCGCCGCGTGA
- the zwf gene encoding glucose-6-phosphate dehydrogenase: MTNPLRDPRDRRLSRIAGPGGLIMFGVTGDLAKRKLMPAVYDLMQRGLLPPGFALVGFARRDWDRQDFAKVVHDAVKENARTPFVEEVWQQLAEGLRFVQGTFDDDDAFDELARTVRELDEDRGTRGNHAFYLSVPPDSFPVVVKQLARSGLSDSEEDAWRRVVVEKPFGRDLRTARELNDVVEQVFPPDAVFRIDHYLGKETVQNLLALRFANQLFEPIWNANYVDHVQITMAEDIGIGSRAGYYDGIGAARDVIQNHLLQLFALTAMEEPVSFDASDLRTEKEKVLSAVRLPADLSSATARGQYAAGWQGGSRVRGYLEEDGISPDSTTETYAAIRLDVDTRRWAGVPFYLRAGKRLGRRVTEIAVVFKAAPHLPFEATAARGLGQNAIVIRVQPDEGVTLRFGSKVPGTAMEVRDVTMDFGYGHAFTESSPEAYERLILDVMLGDPPLFPRHAEVELSWRILDPIEEYWESLGQPEQYDSGGWGPAGADEMMARDGRTWRLP; encoded by the coding sequence ATGACGAACCCGCTCCGCGACCCGCGCGACCGTCGGCTGTCCCGCATCGCCGGGCCGGGCGGCCTCATCATGTTCGGCGTCACCGGCGACCTCGCGAAGCGCAAGCTCATGCCCGCGGTGTACGACCTCATGCAGCGCGGCCTGCTGCCGCCCGGCTTCGCGCTCGTCGGCTTCGCCCGGCGCGACTGGGACCGGCAGGACTTCGCGAAGGTCGTCCACGACGCGGTCAAGGAGAACGCGCGCACGCCCTTCGTCGAGGAGGTGTGGCAGCAGCTCGCCGAGGGCCTGCGCTTCGTGCAGGGCACCTTCGACGACGACGACGCCTTCGACGAGCTCGCCCGCACCGTCCGCGAGCTCGACGAGGACCGCGGCACCCGCGGCAACCACGCCTTCTACCTGTCGGTGCCGCCGGACTCCTTCCCCGTGGTGGTCAAGCAGCTCGCGCGCAGCGGCCTGTCGGACAGCGAGGAGGACGCCTGGCGACGGGTCGTCGTGGAGAAGCCGTTCGGCCGCGACCTGCGCACGGCCCGCGAGCTGAACGACGTCGTCGAGCAGGTGTTCCCGCCGGACGCCGTCTTCCGCATCGACCACTACCTCGGCAAGGAGACGGTCCAGAACCTCCTCGCGCTGCGCTTCGCCAACCAGCTCTTCGAGCCGATCTGGAACGCCAACTACGTCGACCACGTGCAGATCACGATGGCCGAGGACATCGGCATCGGCAGCCGCGCCGGCTACTACGACGGCATCGGCGCGGCGCGCGACGTCATCCAGAACCACCTCCTGCAGCTGTTCGCCCTCACCGCGATGGAGGAGCCCGTCTCCTTCGACGCCTCGGACCTGCGCACCGAGAAGGAGAAGGTGCTCTCGGCGGTCCGGCTCCCTGCGGACCTGTCGAGCGCGACCGCCCGCGGGCAGTACGCCGCCGGCTGGCAGGGCGGCAGCCGCGTGCGCGGCTACCTGGAGGAGGACGGCATCTCGCCGGACTCCACGACGGAGACCTACGCCGCCATCCGCCTCGACGTCGACACCCGGCGCTGGGCGGGCGTGCCGTTCTACCTGCGGGCGGGCAAGCGGCTGGGCCGGCGCGTCACCGAGATCGCGGTGGTCTTCAAGGCGGCGCCGCACCTGCCGTTCGAGGCGACCGCCGCCCGCGGCCTCGGCCAGAACGCCATCGTCATCCGGGTGCAGCCCGACGAGGGCGTCACCCTCCGGTTCGGCTCCAAGGTGCCGGGCACCGCGATGGAGGTCCGCGACGTCACGATGGACTTCGGCTACGGGCACGCCTTCACCGAGTCCTCCCCCGAGGCCTACGAGCGCCTCATCCTCGACGTCATGCTCGGTGACCCGCCGCTGTTCCCGCGGCACGCCGAGGTCGAGCTGTCGTGGCGCATCCTCGACCCGATCGAGGAGTACTGGGAGTCCCTCGGGCAGCCCGAGCAGTACGACTCCGGCGGCTGGGGACCCGCCGGGGCGGACGAGATGATGGCCCGCGATGGGCGCACGTGGAGGCTGCCGTGA
- a CDS encoding glucose-6-phosphate isomerase yields MSQAPGGPVGGAVAVGVPDALSRGRDAALARLLEARVASRTSAGDADVWGPDAREEAAKRLGWTRLHETSRDLPAQVAALRAELHAEGVDRVVLAGMGGSSLAPEVICAAHDVPLVTLDATDPGQVRDALVELERTVLVVSSKSGGTVETDSQRRVFVEAFEAAGIDPARRVVVVTDPGSPLEQTARDAGYRAVFLADPEVGGRYSALTAFGLVPSGLAGADVDRLLDEAASVADACARDDADNPALRLAAVVAAEPAADGEGTRATLVLVDDPGSGLPGLGDWTEQLVAESTGKQGVGLLPVVVGPASPEVTAGLPDAVVVRCAAPGSPAADAGAGSDAVTVVGPLGAQMLVWEHATAAAGFLLGINPFDQPDVESAKQAARGLLEQTPEPREARATVSGVDVVADPGTVPDAATGSLEDAVEAALDHLGPRGYVAVMVYLDRLAHAPLAGVRDALAARTGRPVTFGWGPRFLHSTGQLHKGGPPVGVFVQVVGDLAEDLPVPGRDFTLGRLKAAQADGDAAVLADHDRPVLTLRVGDEAGLGAVEAALRGQ; encoded by the coding sequence GTGAGCCAGGCACCTGGCGGGCCCGTCGGCGGGGCGGTCGCGGTGGGCGTCCCCGACGCGCTGTCGCGCGGCCGGGACGCTGCGCTCGCGCGGCTGCTCGAGGCGCGGGTCGCCTCCCGCACGAGCGCGGGCGACGCGGACGTGTGGGGTCCCGACGCCCGCGAGGAGGCCGCGAAGCGGCTCGGCTGGACGCGGCTGCACGAGACGTCGCGCGACCTGCCCGCGCAGGTGGCCGCGCTCCGCGCGGAGCTGCACGCCGAGGGCGTGGACCGCGTCGTGCTCGCGGGCATGGGCGGCTCCTCGCTGGCCCCCGAGGTGATCTGCGCCGCGCACGACGTCCCGCTCGTCACCCTCGACGCCACCGACCCCGGCCAGGTGCGCGACGCGCTGGTCGAGCTCGAGCGGACGGTGCTCGTCGTGTCGAGCAAGTCCGGCGGCACGGTCGAGACCGACAGCCAGCGCCGGGTGTTCGTCGAGGCGTTCGAGGCGGCCGGCATCGACCCGGCCCGTCGCGTCGTCGTCGTCACCGACCCCGGCTCGCCGCTGGAGCAGACGGCCCGCGACGCCGGCTACCGCGCGGTCTTCCTCGCCGACCCCGAGGTGGGCGGGCGCTACAGCGCGCTCACCGCCTTCGGCCTCGTGCCGTCGGGGCTCGCGGGCGCCGACGTCGACCGGCTCCTCGACGAGGCCGCCTCGGTGGCCGACGCGTGCGCCCGCGACGACGCCGACAACCCCGCGCTGCGCCTGGCGGCGGTCGTCGCCGCCGAGCCGGCCGCGGACGGCGAGGGCACGCGCGCCACGCTCGTGCTCGTCGACGACCCGGGCTCGGGCCTGCCCGGCCTCGGCGACTGGACGGAGCAGCTCGTCGCGGAGTCGACCGGCAAGCAGGGCGTCGGGCTGCTGCCCGTCGTCGTCGGGCCCGCCTCGCCGGAGGTCACCGCCGGCCTGCCCGACGCCGTCGTGGTCCGCTGCGCCGCGCCCGGCAGCCCTGCCGCCGACGCCGGCGCCGGCTCGGACGCCGTCACGGTCGTCGGCCCGCTCGGCGCGCAGATGCTCGTCTGGGAGCACGCGACGGCCGCCGCCGGGTTCCTGCTCGGCATCAACCCCTTCGACCAGCCCGACGTCGAGAGCGCCAAGCAGGCCGCGCGCGGCCTGCTCGAGCAGACCCCCGAGCCGCGGGAGGCGCGCGCGACCGTCTCCGGCGTCGACGTGGTCGCCGACCCGGGCACGGTCCCCGACGCCGCGACCGGCTCGCTCGAGGACGCCGTCGAGGCGGCGCTCGACCACCTCGGCCCGCGCGGCTACGTCGCGGTCATGGTCTACCTCGACCGGCTCGCCCACGCCCCGCTCGCCGGGGTCCGGGACGCGCTCGCGGCCCGTACGGGCCGGCCGGTCACCTTCGGGTGGGGGCCGCGCTTCCTGCACTCCACCGGGCAGCTGCACAAGGGCGGTCCGCCCGTCGGGGTCTTCGTGCAGGTGGTCGGCGACCTCGCCGAGGACCTGCCGGTGCCCGGCCGCGACTTCACCCTCGGTCGGCTGAAGGCCGCGCAGGCCGACGGCGACGCGGCGGTGCTCGCCGACCACGACCGCCCGGTGCTCACCCTGCGGGTGGGCGACGAGGCGGGGCTCGGCGCGGTCGAGGCCGCGCTGCGCGGGCAGTGA
- the tal gene encoding transaldolase: MSSTPPTVAEPVAALSRHGVSVWLDDLSRDLVRSGDLAGLVGRGVVGVTSNPTIFASALAKGTAYEEQVRELVGQGASVEEAVTALTTTDVREACDVLADVYTATDGRDGRVSLEVDPRLAHDTAATIEQAKALAATVDRPNLMIKIPATVEGLPAVTAVLAAGISVNVTLIFSLDRYRAVLNAWLDGLERAQEAGVDVSGIHSVASFFVSRVDAAVDKRLDEHDDEAAKALRGQAAVANARLAYQAFEEALASTRWRDLEAAGASPQRPLWASTGVKDPSYPDTKYVVDLVAPQTVNTMPGSTFAATEDHAEVAGDTVRDTYDEAARVLDGVERLGIGYLDVVTALEKDGVAKFEASWTELLETVEQAMDEVRGSGHQEEHA; this comes from the coding sequence GTGAGCAGCACTCCCCCCACCGTCGCCGAGCCCGTGGCCGCACTCAGCCGCCACGGCGTGTCGGTCTGGCTCGACGACCTGTCCCGTGACCTCGTCCGCAGCGGCGACCTCGCGGGTCTCGTCGGGCGCGGCGTCGTCGGCGTCACGAGCAACCCGACCATCTTCGCCTCGGCGCTGGCCAAGGGCACCGCCTACGAGGAGCAGGTGCGCGAGCTCGTCGGGCAGGGCGCGTCGGTCGAGGAGGCCGTCACCGCCCTCACGACCACCGACGTGCGCGAGGCGTGCGACGTCCTCGCCGACGTGTACACGGCCACGGACGGGCGCGACGGCCGGGTCAGCCTCGAGGTCGACCCGCGCCTCGCGCACGACACGGCCGCCACCATCGAGCAGGCGAAGGCCCTCGCCGCGACGGTCGACCGGCCCAACCTCATGATCAAGATCCCGGCGACGGTCGAGGGCCTGCCGGCCGTCACCGCCGTCCTCGCCGCGGGGATCAGCGTCAACGTCACCCTCATCTTCAGCCTCGACCGCTACCGCGCCGTGCTCAACGCGTGGCTCGACGGCCTGGAGCGCGCGCAGGAGGCGGGCGTCGACGTCAGCGGCATCCACTCCGTCGCGTCCTTCTTCGTCAGCCGCGTGGACGCCGCGGTCGACAAGCGCCTCGACGAGCACGACGACGAGGCGGCGAAGGCGCTGCGCGGCCAGGCCGCCGTCGCCAACGCCCGCCTCGCGTACCAGGCGTTCGAGGAGGCCCTGGCGAGCACGCGCTGGCGCGACCTCGAGGCCGCGGGCGCCTCCCCGCAGCGCCCGCTGTGGGCCTCGACCGGCGTCAAGGACCCGTCGTACCCCGACACGAAGTACGTCGTGGACCTCGTGGCCCCGCAGACCGTCAACACGATGCCCGGCTCGACGTTCGCCGCGACGGAGGACCACGCCGAGGTGGCGGGCGACACCGTCCGTGACACCTACGACGAGGCCGCCCGCGTCCTCGACGGCGTGGAGCGGCTCGGCATCGGCTACCTCGACGTCGTGACCGCGCTGGAGAAGGACGGGGTCGCGAAGTTCGAGGCGTCGTGGACGGAGCTGCTGGAGACCGTCGAGCAGGCGATGGACGAGGTCCGTGGCTCCGGCCACCAGGAGGAGCACGCGTGA
- the tkt gene encoding transketolase, producing the protein MSDSSSTPVSATSDTDRLQWDELDDRAVDTARVLAADAVQKVGNGHPGTAMSLAPLAYLLYQRVMEHDPADPAWTGRDRFVLSAGHSSLTQYVQLYLSGYGLELDDLRALRTWGSKTPGHPEYRHTAGVETTTGPLGQGLATAVGMAVAARRERGLLDPDAPRGQSPFDHSIFVIASDGDIQEGVTSEASSFAGHQELSNLVVIYDQNEISIEDDTDIAMSEDTAARYEAYGWHVQTVDWRGSRESEAGYTEDVPELYRALQAAKADPRPSLVVLRTVIAWPAPNLQDTGKSHGSALGDDEVRAVKELLGMDPDATFAVADDVLAHARAVKQRGADLHAAWSERFTAWRQANPERAALLDRMSGRQLPEGWADSVPSFEPGKKVATRAASGDVLTALADVLPELWGGSADLAGSNNTTMEGEPSFVPSHRGTKKFPGDEYGRTLHFGIREHAMGAILNGIALHGGTRPYGGTFLVFSDYMRPAVRLAALMGLPVTFVWTHDSIGLGEDGPTHQPVEHLAALRAVPGLSVVRPADANETAVAWRSVLERAKPVGLALSRQGLPVLDRTDGTGSADGTARGAYVLREAAGLADGALPDVLLLATGSEVQVALDAQELLAGQDVRARVVSVPSMEWFAQEDASYRESVLPPAVRARVSVEAGISMPWQGLVGDAGRCVSLEHFGASADAETLFREFGFTPEAVAEAAHDSIAAARAEVRGS; encoded by the coding sequence GTGAGCGACAGCAGCAGCACCCCCGTGTCCGCCACTTCCGACACCGACCGGCTGCAGTGGGACGAGCTCGACGACCGGGCGGTCGACACCGCCCGCGTCCTCGCCGCCGACGCGGTGCAGAAGGTGGGCAACGGCCACCCGGGCACCGCGATGAGCCTGGCCCCGCTCGCCTACCTCCTGTACCAGCGCGTCATGGAGCACGACCCCGCCGACCCGGCGTGGACCGGCCGCGACCGCTTCGTGCTGAGCGCCGGGCACTCCAGCCTCACGCAGTACGTCCAGCTGTACCTGTCCGGCTACGGCCTGGAGCTCGACGACCTCCGCGCGCTGCGGACGTGGGGCTCGAAGACCCCCGGTCACCCCGAGTACCGCCACACCGCCGGGGTCGAGACGACCACCGGCCCGCTCGGCCAGGGCCTCGCCACCGCGGTCGGCATGGCGGTCGCGGCCCGCCGTGAGCGCGGCCTGCTGGACCCCGACGCACCCCGGGGGCAGTCGCCGTTCGACCACTCGATCTTCGTCATCGCCTCCGACGGCGACATCCAGGAGGGCGTCACGTCGGAGGCGTCGAGCTTCGCCGGGCACCAGGAGCTCAGCAACCTCGTCGTCATCTACGACCAGAACGAGATCTCCATCGAGGACGACACCGACATCGCGATGTCCGAGGACACCGCGGCGCGCTACGAGGCCTACGGCTGGCACGTGCAGACGGTCGACTGGCGGGGCAGCCGGGAGTCCGAGGCCGGCTACACCGAGGACGTGCCCGAGCTGTACCGCGCGCTGCAGGCCGCCAAGGCCGACCCGCGCCCGTCGCTCGTCGTGCTCCGCACCGTCATCGCCTGGCCCGCGCCCAACCTGCAGGACACCGGCAAGTCGCACGGGTCCGCGCTCGGCGACGACGAGGTCCGTGCGGTCAAGGAGCTGCTCGGCATGGACCCCGACGCGACCTTCGCCGTCGCCGACGACGTCCTCGCCCACGCCCGCGCGGTCAAGCAGCGCGGCGCCGACCTCCACGCCGCGTGGAGCGAGCGGTTCACGGCGTGGCGGCAGGCGAACCCCGAGCGCGCGGCGCTGCTGGACCGCATGTCGGGCCGGCAGCTGCCCGAGGGCTGGGCCGACTCGGTCCCCTCGTTCGAGCCCGGGAAGAAGGTCGCGACCCGCGCCGCCTCCGGCGACGTGCTCACGGCCCTCGCCGACGTCCTGCCCGAGCTGTGGGGCGGATCGGCCGACCTCGCCGGCAGCAACAACACGACCATGGAGGGCGAGCCGAGCTTCGTGCCGTCCCACCGCGGCACGAAGAAGTTCCCCGGCGACGAGTACGGCCGCACGCTCCACTTCGGCATCCGCGAGCACGCGATGGGCGCGATCCTCAACGGCATCGCGCTGCACGGCGGCACGCGGCCGTACGGCGGCACCTTCCTCGTCTTCAGCGACTACATGCGCCCCGCCGTCCGGCTCGCCGCGCTCATGGGCCTGCCCGTGACGTTCGTCTGGACGCACGACTCCATCGGCCTCGGCGAGGACGGCCCCACGCACCAGCCCGTGGAGCACCTCGCCGCGCTGCGGGCGGTCCCGGGGCTCAGCGTGGTCCGGCCGGCCGACGCGAACGAGACCGCCGTCGCGTGGCGGTCGGTGCTCGAGCGGGCCAAGCCCGTCGGGCTCGCGCTGTCCCGGCAGGGCCTGCCCGTGCTGGACCGGACCGACGGGACCGGCAGCGCCGACGGCACCGCCCGCGGCGCCTACGTGCTGCGCGAGGCGGCCGGCCTCGCCGACGGCGCGCTGCCCGACGTGCTGCTGCTGGCCACGGGCTCGGAGGTGCAGGTCGCGCTCGACGCGCAGGAGCTGCTCGCCGGGCAGGACGTGCGCGCCCGCGTGGTGAGCGTGCCGAGCATGGAGTGGTTCGCCCAGGAGGACGCGTCGTACCGGGAGTCGGTCCTGCCACCCGCCGTCCGGGCGCGCGTCTCGGTCGAGGCCGGCATCTCCATGCCCTGGCAGGGCCTCGTCGGCGACGCGGGCCGCTGCGTGTCGCTCGAGCACTTCGGCGCCTCGGCCGACGCCGAGACGCTGTTCCGCGAGTTCGGCTTCACCCCCGAGGCGGTCGCCGAGGCCGCCCACGACAGCATCGCCGCCGCCCGCGCGGAGGTGCGCGGCAGCTGA
- a CDS encoding heme o synthase, which produces MNAEPAGPPAADAPRRSRAAAYLALTKPRIIELLLVTTVPTMVLAAGGLPDWRVLLATLVGGSLAAGSANTLNQVADRDIDAVMVRTRGRPIVTGEISPRAASVFGVVLGALSVAVLWLGATPLAAGLAVAAVLFYAVVYTLLLKRRTSQNIVWGGAAGFMPVLIGWAAVTGSLAWAPLVLAGIIFFWTPPHYWPLSIRYREDYARADVPMLPVVGSPRSLAWQTVAHTVAMVACSLLLVPVAGMGAVYTVTAVAAGAVFGASVLRLAAQLRRSTAVGQAVRPMQVFHLSITYLSVVFLAVAVDPFLF; this is translated from the coding sequence ATGAACGCGGAGCCGGCCGGCCCGCCCGCCGCCGACGCACCGCGCCGCAGCCGGGCCGCGGCCTACCTCGCCCTCACCAAGCCGAGGATCATCGAGCTGCTGCTCGTCACGACCGTCCCGACGATGGTCCTCGCGGCGGGTGGCCTGCCGGACTGGCGGGTGCTGCTCGCGACCCTCGTCGGCGGCAGCCTCGCCGCGGGCAGCGCGAACACCCTCAACCAGGTCGCCGACCGCGACATCGACGCCGTCATGGTCCGCACCCGCGGCCGCCCGATCGTGACGGGCGAGATCTCACCGCGCGCCGCGTCCGTCTTCGGCGTCGTCCTCGGCGCGCTCAGCGTCGCCGTGCTGTGGCTAGGGGCGACCCCTCTCGCGGCCGGGCTGGCCGTCGCGGCCGTGCTGTTCTACGCCGTCGTCTACACGCTGCTGCTCAAGCGGCGCACGTCGCAGAACATCGTGTGGGGCGGGGCCGCGGGCTTCATGCCCGTGCTCATCGGCTGGGCGGCCGTCACGGGCTCGCTCGCGTGGGCGCCGCTCGTGCTCGCCGGGATCATCTTCTTCTGGACGCCGCCGCACTACTGGCCGCTGTCCATCCGCTACCGCGAGGACTACGCGCGCGCGGACGTCCCGATGCTGCCCGTGGTCGGCTCCCCGCGCTCGCTCGCGTGGCAGACCGTCGCCCACACCGTCGCGATGGTCGCGTGCAGCCTGCTGCTCGTCCCCGTCGCGGGCATGGGCGCCGTCTACACCGTCACCGCCGTCGCGGCCGGGGCCGTGTTCGGCGCCTCGGTGCTGCGCCTCGCCGCCCAGCTGCGCCGGAGCACGGCCGTGGGGCAGGCGGTGCGCCCCATGCAGGTGTTCCACCTGTCCATCACGTACCTGTCGGTCGTCTTCCTCGCCGTCGCGGTCGACCCCTTCCTCTTCTGA